One Pseudomonas fluorescens genomic region harbors:
- the gshB gene encoding glutathione synthase produces the protein MSVRVGIVMDPIASISYKKDSSLAMLLAAQKRGWELFYMEQKDLYQAEGQARARMSPLKVFANPDKWFELDAEQDKLLSDLDVILMRKDPPFDMEFVYSTYLLEQAEAAGVLVVNKPQSLRDCNEKLFATLFPQCTPPTIVSRRPDVLRQFADHHGDVILKPLDGMGGSSIFRHTAGHPNLSVILETLTLHGKQQIMIQGYLPAIVDGDKRILMIDGEPVDYCLARIPALGETRGNLAAGGRGEARPLTDKDRWIAAQVGPTLREKGLLFVGLDVIGEHLTEINVTSPTCIREIDNAFGTDIGGMLMDAIEKKLQAASSKP, from the coding sequence ATGAGCGTTCGCGTCGGGATTGTCATGGACCCTATCGCCAGCATTTCCTATAAAAAGGATAGCTCGCTGGCCATGCTGCTGGCTGCGCAAAAGCGCGGCTGGGAACTGTTCTATATGGAACAGAAAGACCTGTATCAGGCCGAAGGCCAAGCGCGGGCGCGGATGAGCCCGTTGAAAGTCTTCGCCAACCCGGACAAATGGTTCGAACTGGACGCCGAGCAGGACAAGCTGCTGAGCGATCTCGACGTGATCCTGATGCGCAAGGATCCGCCGTTCGACATGGAATTCGTCTACTCCACGTACCTGCTGGAACAGGCCGAAGCGGCCGGCGTGCTGGTGGTGAACAAGCCGCAGAGCCTGCGCGACTGCAATGAAAAACTGTTCGCCACGCTGTTCCCGCAGTGCACGCCGCCGACTATCGTCAGCCGCCGCCCGGACGTGCTGCGCCAGTTCGCCGATCATCATGGCGACGTGATCCTCAAGCCGCTGGACGGCATGGGCGGATCGTCGATCTTCCGCCATACCGCCGGCCATCCGAACCTTTCGGTGATCCTCGAAACGCTGACCCTGCACGGCAAGCAACAGATCATGATCCAGGGTTACCTGCCGGCCATCGTCGATGGCGACAAGCGCATCCTGATGATCGACGGCGAGCCGGTGGATTACTGCCTGGCGCGCATCCCGGCTCTGGGCGAAACCCGTGGCAACCTTGCCGCCGGTGGCCGTGGCGAAGCGCGTCCGCTGACCGACAAGGATCGCTGGATCGCCGCACAGGTTGGCCCAACCCTGCGCGAGAAAGGCCTGCTGTTCGTCGGCCTCGACGTGATCGGCGAGCACCTGACCGAAATCAACGTCACCAGCCCGACATGCATCCGCGAAATCGACAACGCCTTCGGCACTGACATCGGCGGCATGCTGATGGATGCCATTGAGAAGAAGCTGCAAGCTGCAAGCTCTAAGCCGTAA
- the pyrR gene encoding bifunctional pyr operon transcriptional regulator/uracil phosphoribosyltransferase PyrR has protein sequence MSLPNPADLISQMAIRLKAHLAQREINEPRYIGIRTGGIWVAQALLKELASDAPLGTLDVSFYRDDFSQNGLHPQVRPSALPFEIEGQHLVLIDDVLMSGRTIRAAMNELFDYGRPASVTLVCLLDLDAGELPIRPNVVGATLTLAANQRVKLSGPEPLTLELQDVTL, from the coding sequence ATGAGCCTGCCCAATCCCGCCGATCTGATCAGCCAGATGGCGATCCGCCTCAAGGCGCACCTTGCCCAGCGTGAGATCAATGAACCGCGATACATCGGCATCCGCACGGGCGGCATCTGGGTCGCCCAAGCGCTGCTCAAGGAGCTGGCCAGCGATGCGCCACTCGGCACCCTGGATGTGTCCTTTTACCGCGACGACTTCAGCCAGAACGGCCTGCACCCTCAAGTGCGCCCGTCCGCCCTGCCCTTCGAAATCGAAGGCCAGCATTTGGTGCTGATCGATGATGTGCTGATGAGCGGTCGCACCATCCGCGCCGCGATGAACGAATTGTTCGATTACGGCCGCCCGGCCAGCGTTACGTTGGTCTGCCTGCTGGATCTGGACGCCGGCGAGCTGCCGATCCGCCCGAACGTGGTCGGCGCCACGCTGACACTGGCCGCCAATCAGCGGGTCAAGCTGTCCGGCCCCGAACCGCTGACGCTCGAACTGCAAGACGTCACCCTTTAA
- a CDS encoding YqgE/AlgH family protein produces the protein MKNVSPSYLKHHFLIAMPHMADPNFAHTLTYIVEHTANGAMGLVVNRPQDLNLADILEQLRPDIEPPARCQDVPIFIGGPVQTDRGFVLHPAGQTFQATAQLEGDLALSTSQDVLFAIADGIGPAKSLITLGYAGWEAGQLEAEMADNAWLTCPFNADILFNTRSELRLEAAARHLGIDLNLLTSQAGHA, from the coding sequence ATGAAAAACGTCAGCCCCAGCTACCTCAAGCATCACTTCCTGATCGCCATGCCGCACATGGCCGACCCGAACTTTGCCCACACCTTGACCTACATCGTCGAGCACACGGCCAATGGCGCGATGGGGCTGGTGGTCAACAGGCCGCAGGATCTGAACCTTGCCGACATCCTTGAACAGCTGCGCCCGGACATCGAACCGCCGGCGCGCTGCCAGGATGTGCCGATCTTCATCGGCGGGCCGGTGCAGACCGATCGCGGTTTCGTTTTGCATCCGGCGGGCCAGACGTTCCAGGCCACTGCGCAGCTGGAGGGCGATCTGGCTCTGTCGACGTCGCAAGATGTGCTGTTTGCCATCGCTGACGGCATCGGCCCCGCCAAAAGCCTGATCACCCTCGGTTACGCCGGTTGGGAAGCCGGGCAACTGGAAGCCGAAATGGCCGACAACGCCTGGCTGACCTGCCCGTTCAACGCCGACATTCTTTTCAACACCCGCAGCGAATTGCGTCTGGAAGCGGCGGCGCGGCACTTGGGGATCGACCTCAACCTGCTCACCAGCCAGGCAGGTCACGCCTGA
- a CDS encoding energy transducer TonB — MTVPSDLPAELAHRGVRPADRLGFTLFLAALIHLALLLGVGFTMVEPKQISKTLEITLATFKSEKKPEKADFLAQENQEGSGTLDKKAIPKTTEVAPFQDNQVKKVTPPPAAKPQVQEAAPKAAVTTVAPKPKKAPTKKEESKPEVKPTVDAPEFDSSQLSSDIASLEAELAKEQQLYAKRPRIHRLSAASTMRDKGAWYKDDWRKKVERIGNLNYPEEARRKQIYGNLRLMVSINRDGSLYEVLVLESSGQPLLDQAAQRIVRLAAPFAPFTGDLSDIDRLEIIRTWKFARGDKLSSN; from the coding sequence ATGACCGTCCCGTCCGATCTGCCCGCTGAACTCGCCCATCGTGGCGTGCGCCCGGCCGATCGCCTCGGTTTTACCCTGTTTCTTGCAGCGCTGATCCATTTGGCGCTGCTGCTGGGCGTCGGCTTCACCATGGTCGAGCCCAAGCAGATCAGCAAAACCCTGGAAATCACCCTCGCCACGTTCAAGAGCGAAAAGAAGCCGGAGAAGGCTGACTTTCTCGCCCAGGAAAACCAGGAAGGCAGCGGCACGCTAGACAAGAAGGCGATTCCCAAGACCACTGAAGTGGCGCCGTTCCAGGACAATCAAGTCAAGAAAGTCACCCCGCCGCCTGCCGCCAAGCCGCAAGTGCAGGAGGCTGCGCCCAAGGCAGCGGTGACCACAGTGGCGCCGAAGCCGAAAAAAGCGCCGACCAAGAAAGAAGAGAGCAAACCCGAGGTCAAACCGACGGTCGACGCGCCGGAGTTCGACAGCTCGCAGTTGTCCAGCGACATCGCCAGCCTCGAAGCCGAACTGGCCAAGGAACAACAGCTGTATGCCAAGCGCCCGCGCATCCACCGTCTTAGCGCGGCCTCGACCATGCGCGACAAGGGGGCCTGGTATAAAGACGATTGGCGCAAAAAGGTCGAGCGCATCGGCAACCTCAATTATCCCGAAGAAGCGCGGCGCAAGCAGATCTACGGCAACCTGCGCCTGATGGTCTCGATCAACCGCGACGGCTCGCTGTACGAAGTGCTGGTGCTGGAATCCTCCGGCCAGCCGCTGCTCGATCAGGCGGCGCAGCGCATCGTTCGTCTGGCGGCGCCATTTGCACCGTTTACCGGCGATCTGTCGGATATCGACCGCCTGGAAATCATCCGCACCTGGAAATTCGCCCGGGGCGACAAACTGTCCAGCAATTAG
- the pilH gene encoding twitching motility response regulator PilH, with protein MARILIVDDSPTEMYKLTGMLEKHGHEVLKAENGADGVALARQEKPDAVLMDIVMPGLNGFQATRQLTKDADTSHIPVIIITTKDQETDKVWGTRQGARDYLTKPVDEDTLIKTLNNVLKG; from the coding sequence ATGGCACGTATCCTGATCGTCGATGATTCGCCGACTGAAATGTACAAACTCACCGGCATGCTCGAAAAGCACGGCCATGAAGTGCTCAAGGCCGAGAACGGCGCCGACGGCGTCGCGCTGGCCCGTCAGGAAAAACCCGACGCTGTGCTGATGGACATCGTCATGCCCGGCCTCAACGGCTTTCAGGCGACCCGCCAGTTGACCAAGGATGCCGACACCAGCCACATCCCGGTCATCATCATCACCACCAAGGATCAGGAGACCGACAAGGTTTGGGGTACCCGTCAGGGCGCCAGGGATTACCTGACCAAACCGGTCGATGAAGACACTCTGATCAAGACCCTGAACAACGTACTCAAAGGCTGA
- the ruvX gene encoding Holliday junction resolvase RuvX, whose translation MALRLILGFDYGTKQIGVAVGQVITGQARELCTLKAQNGVPNWDQVEALIKEWKPDAVVVGLPLNMDGTPSEMCVRAEKFARRLNGRYNLPFYTHDERLTTFEAKGERLVRGGQKGSYRDNPVDAIAAALLLQGWLDENTALFES comes from the coding sequence ATGGCCCTGCGCCTGATTCTCGGCTTCGACTACGGCACCAAACAGATCGGCGTCGCGGTCGGCCAGGTGATCACCGGCCAGGCTCGCGAGCTGTGCACCTTGAAGGCGCAGAACGGCGTGCCGAACTGGGATCAGGTCGAAGCGCTGATCAAGGAATGGAAACCCGACGCCGTGGTGGTCGGCCTGCCGCTGAACATGGACGGCACGCCCAGTGAAATGTGCGTACGCGCGGAAAAATTCGCCCGCCGGCTCAACGGCCGCTACAACCTGCCTTTCTATACGCACGACGAGCGCCTGACCACCTTCGAAGCCAAAGGCGAGCGGCTGGTGCGTGGCGGGCAGAAGGGCAGTTACCGCGACAACCCGGTGGACGCCATCGCCGCCGCTCTGCTGTTGCAGGGCTGGCTCGATGAAAACACTGCATTGTTTGAATCCTGA
- a CDS encoding chemotaxis protein CheW: protein MSESLTAFELLWQIDQRCRLLAADLPSQPARQDRWSGIGFRLGEHWYVAPMGEVSEVLHEPRFTQLPGVKPWVKGVANLRGRLLPIMDLCGFFGHELSPLRKQRRVLVVEHEDVFAGVMVDEVIGLQHFEQGSFEPLSISKRQGSKAEFVKGYFRREQNWRVFSLFALARSPVFMGVAL from the coding sequence ATGAGCGAATCGCTGACCGCGTTCGAACTGCTCTGGCAGATCGACCAGCGCTGCCGCTTGCTGGCAGCGGACTTACCTTCGCAACCGGCGCGCCAGGATCGTTGGAGCGGTATCGGCTTTCGCCTCGGCGAGCATTGGTACGTGGCGCCGATGGGCGAAGTCAGCGAAGTGCTGCACGAACCGCGCTTCACGCAACTGCCTGGAGTCAAACCGTGGGTAAAGGGTGTGGCCAATCTGCGCGGGCGGCTGTTGCCCATCATGGATCTGTGCGGGTTCTTCGGCCATGAACTGTCGCCGCTGCGCAAACAACGCCGGGTATTGGTGGTGGAGCATGAAGACGTGTTCGCCGGGGTGATGGTCGACGAAGTCATCGGTTTGCAGCATTTCGAACAGGGCAGTTTCGAGCCGCTCTCGATCAGCAAACGCCAGGGCTCCAAGGCCGAATTCGTCAAAGGCTATTTCCGCCGCGAGCAGAACTGGCGGGTGTTCAGCCTGTTTGCACTGGCCAGATCCCCGGTGTTCATGGGTGTGGCGCTATAG
- the pilG gene encoding twitching motility response regulator PilG: MEQQSSALKVMVIDDSKTIRRTAETLLKNVGCEVITAIDGFDALAKIADHQPGIIFVDIMMPRLDGYQTCALIKNNSAFKATPVIMLSSRDGLFDKAKGRIVGSDQFLTKPFSKEELLNAIQAHVPGFAAVLPQ, translated from the coding sequence ATGGAACAGCAGTCCAGCGCCTTGAAGGTCATGGTGATCGACGACTCGAAAACGATTCGCCGCACCGCCGAAACATTGTTGAAAAATGTCGGTTGCGAAGTGATCACCGCGATTGACGGTTTCGACGCCTTGGCAAAGATCGCCGACCACCAGCCCGGAATCATTTTCGTCGACATCATGATGCCGCGTCTGGATGGTTATCAGACCTGCGCTTTAATCAAGAACAACAGTGCCTTCAAGGCCACGCCGGTGATCATGCTGTCGTCGCGCGACGGGCTGTTCGACAAGGCCAAGGGGCGGATTGTCGGTTCTGATCAATTCTTGACCAAGCCGTTCAGCAAAGAAGAACTGCTTAACGCGATTCAGGCCCATGTTCCGGGCTTCGCCGCCGTTTTGCCGCAGTAA